In Saprospiraceae bacterium, one DNA window encodes the following:
- the glmS gene encoding glutamine--fructose-6-phosphate transaminase (isomerizing), producing the protein MCGIVAYIGHQQAFPIILEGLKRLEYRGYDSAGISILDNEIKTVKKKGKVSKLEAAAKEKNVSGTMGIGHTRWATHGKPDDINAHPHLSGNGRLAIIHNGIIENYSTLKKALSERGHTFISETDTEVLVHLIEEYQKKENLDITEAVRLALEKAVGAYAIVVMDRNNPGVLIGARKSSPLVMGIGNGEYFLASDASPIIKYTNKVIYLNDEEIVTIHSNGNYEVTNLKNEVQEHEIKELDLKIEELEKEGYSHFMLKEIYQQPTTIRESMRGRINAHDGWVLVGGMQQYINRIVNAKRIIFAACGTSWHSALVAEYIFEELARIPVEVEYASELRYRNPIINADDVVIAISQSGETADTLAALEMAKDKGALLYGIVNVIGSSIARFTHCGSYTHAGPEIGVASTKAFTSQLTVLTLMALNLGHRRGTISEDYFRQLAYALESIPDKVEKVLQANEKIKYIAHEIKDVSNALYLGRGYNFPVALEGALKLKEISYIHAEGYPAAEMKHGPIALIDENMPVIIIATNMSAYDKIVSNIQEVKARKAIVISIVTEGDTKIKEMSDYTIEIPETEEPLSPLLSVIPLQLLAYHIAVLRGCDVDQPRNLAKSVTVE; encoded by the coding sequence ATGTGTGGAATCGTTGCTTATATCGGCCATCAGCAAGCATTTCCGATCATCCTGGAAGGTTTGAAAAGACTCGAATACAGAGGTTATGACAGTGCCGGTATTTCTATATTGGACAATGAAATAAAAACAGTAAAGAAAAAAGGAAAGGTCTCTAAGCTGGAAGCAGCTGCTAAGGAGAAAAATGTATCAGGCACTATGGGAATCGGACATACGCGTTGGGCTACTCATGGCAAACCTGATGATATCAATGCACATCCACATCTTTCCGGAAATGGTCGTCTGGCGATCATACACAATGGTATAATTGAAAACTATAGCACGCTTAAAAAAGCCCTGTCCGAACGAGGACATACTTTTATCAGTGAAACCGATACTGAAGTTTTGGTCCATCTGATAGAGGAATACCAAAAAAAAGAAAACTTAGATATCACAGAGGCAGTCAGATTGGCACTTGAAAAAGCAGTAGGTGCTTATGCGATCGTGGTCATGGATAGAAATAATCCTGGTGTTTTGATCGGTGCCAGAAAATCAAGCCCCTTAGTCATGGGCATAGGTAATGGAGAATACTTCCTGGCATCAGATGCATCGCCTATCATCAAATACACCAACAAAGTCATCTATCTGAATGACGAAGAAATAGTAACTATCCATTCTAACGGAAATTATGAAGTAACCAATCTCAAAAATGAAGTCCAGGAGCATGAAATCAAAGAGCTGGATTTGAAAATTGAGGAATTGGAAAAAGAAGGGTACAGCCACTTCATGCTAAAAGAGATATATCAGCAGCCCACTACTATCCGCGAGAGTATGAGAGGACGTATCAATGCTCATGATGGATGGGTATTGGTAGGAGGAATGCAACAGTATATCAACAGAATCGTAAATGCAAAACGTATCATTTTTGCAGCTTGCGGTACGTCGTGGCATTCAGCACTGGTGGCCGAGTATATATTTGAGGAGCTTGCGAGAATTCCTGTTGAAGTAGAATATGCTTCAGAACTGAGATACAGAAATCCTATCATCAACGCTGATGATGTCGTCATAGCTATCTCACAGTCTGGAGAGACTGCAGATACACTTGCGGCACTCGAAATGGCAAAAGACAAAGGAGCTTTACTATATGGTATCGTCAATGTAATAGGTTCTTCAATTGCCAGATTTACACATTGCGGATCTTATACCCATGCAGGGCCTGAAATTGGGGTAGCTTCTACAAAAGCATTTACTTCACAGCTCACAGTCCTGACCTTGATGGCCTTAAACCTGGGGCATCGGAGAGGGACTATCTCAGAAGATTATTTCAGGCAACTGGCTTATGCGCTGGAGTCTATACCGGATAAAGTAGAAAAAGTATTGCAAGCCAATGAAAAGATAAAGTATATAGCACATGAAATAAAAGATGTGTCAAATGCTTTGTACCTTGGCAGAGGATACAATTTTCCGGTGGCTTTGGAAGGCGCGCTGAAATTAAAGGAAATTTCCTATATTCATGCTGAAGGATACCCGGCTGCTGAAATGAAACATGGTCCGATTGCTTTGATCGATGAAAATATGCCCGTGATCATCATTGCTACCAACATGTCAGCTTATGATAAAATTGTCAGCAACATTCAGGAAGTCAAAGCAAGAAAAGCCATAGTCATCTCGATAGTAACAGAAGGTGATACAAAGATAAAAGAAATGTCGGACTATACTATTGAAATACCTGAAACAGAAGAACCACTTTCGCCGCTTTTATCTGTCATACCTTTGCAATTGCTGGCTTACCATATAGCAGTGCTCAGAGGGTGTGATGTGGATCAACCCCGCAATCTTGCAAAATCAGTGACTGTAGAATAA
- a CDS encoding YceI family protein, which translates to MKVLFNLILISGISILMFSCKEKATTAGEKGEVATTEGVQYNAAPDMTTINWEGSKPTGDKHTGTINISDGQLFVSNGKLTSGGFNLDMNTIVVTDITGDDKADLEAHLKGTEADGADHFFNVTKFPAGKFEITSVADTTGENGLNALVKGNLTLKGITKEITIPANVAVNEAGVTVSTPSFAINRTDWGVNYKSKSIFSDLGDKFINDDIALKINLTAKPAAAPVQ; encoded by the coding sequence ATGAAAGTTTTATTTAATCTGATATTGATTTCAGGAATAAGTATTTTAATGTTCTCCTGCAAAGAAAAGGCAACCACTGCCGGCGAAAAAGGAGAAGTAGCAACTACTGAAGGGGTACAATATAATGCAGCCCCGGATATGACCACCATCAACTGGGAAGGCTCCAAGCCTACAGGTGACAAACATACAGGAACCATCAATATTTCTGATGGTCAGCTGTTTGTAAGCAATGGTAAACTCACTTCCGGTGGTTTCAATCTTGATATGAATACCATCGTAGTGACTGACATCACCGGAGATGACAAAGCTGATCTTGAAGCTCACCTTAAGGGTACAGAAGCTGACGGAGCTGATCATTTCTTCAATGTTACTAAATTTCCTGCCGGAAAATTTGAAATTACTTCTGTTGCAGATACTACAGGCGAAAACGGACTGAATGCATTGGTCAAAGGAAATCTTACACTCAAAGGTATCACAAAAGAGATAACTATACCTGCAAATGTTGCTGTCAATGAGGCAGGTGTAACGGTATCCACTCCATCCTTTGCGATCAACAGAACAGACTGGGGTGTCAACTACAAGTCAAAAAGTATTTTTTCTGACTTAGGAGACAAGTTTATCAATGACGACATCGCGCTGAAGATCAATCTGACAGCAAAACCTGCTGCTGCACCTGTTCAATAA
- a CDS encoding DUF4290 domain-containing protein yields the protein MKKSLSLEYNSTRDKLKFSEYGRSVQKLISYAKTLETKAERQSAMEEIVEIINQLNPQTKNVLEYKQKLWRHMFKMADYDIDVDNPYGGIPTEEDNTFRPSKVPYPQHEFNWRHYGHNIRIMIDKALKMEEGPVKQGFVETILSYMKLSYRTWNKEHFVSDDIIISDLSVMSGNKLSVHEDHTIQVVTKGTSPSNVNTFKDGKNRYKSRNPGQNQNQNQPQKNKKPFTKPRKKI from the coding sequence ATGAAAAAGTCATTAAGCCTGGAATATAACTCAACAAGAGATAAATTAAAGTTTTCTGAATATGGCCGATCGGTTCAAAAATTGATCAGTTATGCCAAAACACTGGAAACCAAAGCTGAAAGACAGTCAGCTATGGAAGAAATCGTGGAAATAATCAATCAGCTTAATCCGCAAACTAAAAATGTCCTTGAATATAAACAAAAATTGTGGAGGCATATGTTTAAGATGGCAGATTATGATATTGATGTAGATAATCCATATGGTGGAATTCCTACTGAGGAAGATAATACATTCAGACCATCAAAAGTACCGTATCCTCAACATGAATTCAACTGGAGACATTATGGACACAATATCCGTATTATGATAGACAAGGCACTCAAAATGGAAGAAGGACCTGTCAAACAAGGATTTGTCGAAACCATTCTATCCTATATGAAATTGTCATATCGCACCTGGAATAAGGAACACTTTGTGAGTGACGATATCATTATTTCCGATCTTTCAGTCATGTCCGGCAATAAACTATCTGTTCATGAGGACCACACCATTCAGGTAGTAACCAAAGGTACTTCTCCTTCCAATGTAAATACCTTCAAAGATGGTAAAAACAGATATAAGAGCCGAAATCCGGGTCAAAATCAGAATCAGAATCAACCCCAAAAGAATAAAAAGCCCTTTACTAAACCAAGGAAAAAAATATAA
- a CDS encoding DUF4270 family protein yields the protein MLQKFYFQQIWILIAVLFILHSGCQDPLTVGNDLLDDQKINIGVIDSFDITTTTIPGERVVTHRPNVDSRLYYLGQMNDPLFGKTSAELFLKFQMGAVKPNYHTESRLKFDSLVLTLQYDSTAIYGNTTGNQQIEVFQLENSYSERDTFYSDVNFTASSRSIASQSKGINIKDSVSITDHITKNPIKQAPHLRIRLNDGFGMGLITNEEAGKNDTAFVNFMKGFKITSTTTDNNSLLYGFNLSNNGLNAQGSLNKLTMYYSVASGDTTLRKTYEYFINFATINKFVHNTSGSQLANVLRDTSLANGLTYLQPMAGAKTVVRIKDLNKLSDKQINKAELTVYIAEPTGKEVYNRPPAQITAAYKLSDGRLALVPDIAQLVNSNTNFEPVFGGSLDNRTTVHKYTMNITNHVKSVLKDKNHSPDLYLGILTESEVAQRAILYGGKHGLYPIKLSVTHTKN from the coding sequence AATTTTATTTTCAGCAGATTTGGATATTGATAGCTGTATTGTTTATTTTACATTCGGGATGTCAGGATCCTCTTACTGTTGGAAATGACTTACTGGATGATCAAAAAATCAATATTGGAGTCATAGATTCATTTGACATCACCACTACTACCATACCAGGGGAAAGAGTAGTGACTCACAGACCCAATGTAGATTCCCGTCTGTATTATCTGGGGCAAATGAATGATCCACTGTTTGGAAAAACGAGTGCTGAGCTTTTTTTGAAATTTCAGATGGGGGCTGTAAAGCCAAATTATCATACCGAAAGCAGGCTGAAATTTGACTCTCTGGTACTTACATTACAATATGACTCTACGGCTATTTATGGCAATACGACAGGCAATCAGCAAATAGAAGTTTTTCAATTAGAAAATAGTTATTCTGAAAGAGATACTTTTTATTCTGATGTAAACTTCACAGCTTCTTCCCGATCCATAGCCTCGCAATCCAAGGGTATCAATATAAAGGACTCTGTGTCTATCACGGACCATATTACCAAGAATCCCATAAAACAAGCTCCGCATCTCAGGATCAGACTCAATGATGGATTCGGAATGGGACTTATAACTAATGAAGAAGCGGGAAAAAACGATACAGCCTTTGTTAATTTTATGAAAGGTTTCAAAATAACTTCAACTACTACTGATAATAACTCCCTTTTGTATGGTTTTAATCTTTCTAATAATGGGTTGAATGCCCAGGGTTCCCTGAATAAACTCACAATGTACTATAGTGTCGCTTCCGGAGACACCACTTTAAGAAAGACATACGAATATTTTATCAATTTTGCCACAATCAACAAGTTTGTCCATAACACATCGGGAAGTCAGCTTGCCAATGTTTTGAGAGATACATCATTGGCCAATGGACTTACTTATCTGCAACCGATGGCTGGAGCCAAAACAGTGGTCAGGATAAAAGACTTAAACAAACTTTCTGATAAACAGATCAACAAAGCGGAACTCACCGTTTACATCGCAGAACCAACAGGCAAAGAAGTATATAACCGTCCGCCTGCTCAGATAACTGCAGCATACAAACTTAGTGATGGAAGATTGGCTTTAGTTCCTGACATAGCTCAATTGGTCAACTCCAATACTAATTTTGAACCGGTATTTGGCGGAAGCCTGGATAATCGTACTACAGTTCATAAATATACAATGAATATCACCAATCATGTAAAAAGTGTATTGAAAGATAAGAATCACAGTCCTGATCTTTATCTGGGTATATTGACAGAATCAGAAGTTGCTCAGAGAGCAATCCTCTATGGTGGAAAACATGGGTTGTATCCTATAAAACTCAGTGTGACCCATACAAAAAACTAA
- a CDS encoding MATE family efflux transporter, whose amino-acid sequence MMPNKIKQGWQIIKDSLKGEERDYTQGSIRTAIFLLAIPMILELSLESVFALVDIFFVGKLGSNAIAIIGFTESLITLVYSIAIGLSTAATAVIARRIGEKNTEGASKASVQAIIISIFISIILGISGWIYADTLLAFMGASEDVIREGHMFTKIMFGFNIVIVLIFLINGIFRGAGNAALAMRSLWIASILNIILDPLLIYGIGTWNGWGIEGAAIATCIGRGSGVVYQLYHLFGGSGVIRIRWSDVVPDFDVIRSMIKLAWPATFQFIIASGSWIILTRLVAEEGGTDASAGYQIAIRNVVFFILPAWGLSNAAATLTGQNLGAGSPERAEKSVMLAMKYNAIFMAFVSLIFIFLSRPIIGFFTQDAEVLNIGVRALQIVGSGFIFYGIGMVLIQALNGAGDTSTPTWINFVGFWLIQIPMAYLIQYYTDFGLDGIFAAVPIAETIIAIVAYIVFKRGAWKTVKV is encoded by the coding sequence ATGATGCCCAATAAAATCAAACAAGGCTGGCAAATCATAAAGGACTCACTAAAAGGAGAAGAGCGGGACTATACACAAGGGAGTATAAGGACTGCAATTTTTCTTTTGGCCATTCCTATGATTTTGGAGCTGAGTCTTGAAAGTGTTTTTGCTTTGGTGGATATATTTTTTGTAGGTAAGTTGGGGAGTAATGCCATTGCAATTATTGGATTTACTGAATCACTTATTACCTTGGTGTATTCCATTGCCATAGGTTTGAGTACTGCGGCTACTGCGGTAATTGCCAGACGCATAGGCGAAAAAAATACAGAAGGTGCTTCCAAAGCTTCGGTGCAGGCGATCATCATCTCGATATTTATTTCCATCATTCTGGGCATCTCAGGATGGATTTATGCTGATACACTTCTCGCATTTATGGGTGCTTCTGAAGATGTCATCCGCGAAGGTCACATGTTTACAAAAATCATGTTTGGTTTTAATATAGTCATAGTCCTTATTTTTTTGATCAATGGTATCTTCAGAGGAGCAGGCAATGCAGCATTGGCGATGAGGAGCTTGTGGATAGCAAGTATTTTAAATATCATACTGGACCCTCTACTGATTTATGGCATAGGAACCTGGAATGGTTGGGGAATTGAAGGGGCTGCCATTGCAACTTGTATAGGTCGTGGCAGCGGAGTTGTATATCAGTTGTATCATCTCTTTGGTGGTAGTGGAGTCATCAGGATCAGATGGTCTGATGTTGTACCTGATTTTGATGTTATAAGATCTATGATAAAACTGGCCTGGCCGGCCACCTTTCAGTTTATCATTGCATCAGGTAGTTGGATCATACTTACCAGACTCGTTGCGGAAGAAGGCGGAACGGATGCCTCAGCCGGATATCAGATTGCAATAAGAAATGTAGTATTTTTTATCCTGCCTGCATGGGGATTATCCAATGCTGCGGCCACTCTTACAGGTCAAAATTTAGGTGCCGGAAGTCCGGAAAGAGCTGAAAAAAGTGTGATGCTGGCTATGAAGTACAACGCGATATTTATGGCATTTGTAAGCCTGATTTTTATATTTTTATCACGACCTATTATTGGATTTTTTACACAAGATGCAGAAGTATTAAATATAGGTGTCAGGGCACTTCAAATCGTAGGATCAGGATTTATCTTCTATGGCATCGGGATGGTGCTGATTCAGGCACTCAATGGTGCCGGAGACACTTCCACACCCACATGGATCAATTTTGTTGGATTTTGGTTGATACAGATCCCTATGGCATATCTTATACAGTATTATACAGATTTTGGATTAGACGGGATATTTGCAGCAGTACCTATCGCAGAAACCATTATTGCTATCGTGGCTTATATTGTCTTCAAACGCGGAGCATGGAAAACTGTAAAAGTCTGA
- a CDS encoding thioredoxin family protein, translating to MALTESKMMDLGTVAPDFNLPDTKSGVHKTYKDIQGVNGTVVLFLCNHCPYVIHVNDELVKIAQEYLQNGIGFVAISSNDAVNYPDDAPDKMKIVATVLRYPFPYLYDETQSVAHAYDAACTPDIYVFDSKDQLYYRGRLDESRPGNDKPLTGKDLRLALDLLLRGEPPMQKQYPGAGCNIKWKK from the coding sequence ATGGCGCTTACTGAATCAAAAATGATGGATCTCGGCACCGTTGCTCCGGATTTTAATCTACCGGATACAAAAAGTGGTGTACATAAAACGTACAAAGACATTCAAGGGGTCAATGGTACAGTTGTATTATTTCTGTGTAATCACTGCCCATATGTCATCCATGTCAATGACGAACTGGTAAAAATTGCTCAGGAATACCTGCAAAATGGCATTGGGTTCGTGGCTATCAGCAGCAACGATGCGGTCAATTATCCTGACGATGCACCTGATAAAATGAAAATTGTTGCCACGGTATTGAGATACCCTTTTCCTTATTTGTATGATGAAACCCAATCTGTTGCCCATGCTTATGATGCAGCATGCACTCCTGATATTTATGTTTTTGATAGTAAAGACCAGTTGTATTATAGGGGTAGACTGGATGAGTCAAGACCCGGAAATGACAAGCCACTTACAGGCAAAGACCTCAGATTGGCACTCGATCTCCTGCTCAGAGGCGAGCCTCCGATGCAAAAACAATATCCGGGTGCCGGATGTAATATCAAGTGGAAAAAGTAG